From Arachis stenosperma cultivar V10309 chromosome 2, arast.V10309.gnm1.PFL2, whole genome shotgun sequence, one genomic window encodes:
- the LOC130961749 gene encoding putative disease resistance protein At3g14460 produces the protein MAVAVVGGALLNVVFERLLTKDTVNLVLGKKLGSDLLEKLKISLLAAEAVVDDAEYKQLGDDRVREWLNCLRDAVYDADDFLDAVLTKAATHKEVRSLLPSCFRNRHRKMVDNMVGVVARIENLVKQKDILGLQQSTKDNNLSSSSSSSSKWRETTCQMEGKIYGREDDQQALTKIIEDNSESQLSVIPIVGMGGVGKTTLAKWAYSVAKGFELKAWVCISETFDVADITKKTIEDITKNSCAPGTLNSLQNKLQEVLSGKKFFIVLDDVWSDDADKWKQFITPFHSGAKGSSILLTTRMKEVASVVQTCPSHFLNELLEEYCWSLFKDNACFLESNGNPTLVDVGRQIVNKCKGLPLAVETLGRMLRGKDDAEEWKAVLRSAIWDFPMKNSKIIPALLISYFQLPPYLKRCFVYCSLFPKDHAFEKNELVLLWMAEDLLRLPKRGESLEEVGSQCFEELASRLFFKPAEYLPDRYVMHDHLHDLAIFLAGDFYCRIEEFGEQEEKKVLIRHLSHLGSFDHPISKVFKSVVKSESLRTSLYIDELLSLKSRASKLKYLRVLSFCELDALPGSIGKLIHLRYLNLSDTAVKALPESLCNLYNLQTLILYKCSNLTMLPNDMHKLVNLRHLDLRGTSLKEMPRGISKLKHLHTLSSFVVGKHKDNGIEELGGLSNLGGSFKIKKLENVADVRQARSARMSEKNHIDELLLEWSWDREMVSNTETERDILDGLQPHTGLKELRMEGYKGERFPDWVGHCSYNNMTSVRLASCKNCCMLPSLGQLPSLKSLRIKGFDQLKRIGDEFYKNDSDHHSSPIAPFPSLEELVFHYMPCWEEWHVPHPEAFPQLKILQIERCPKLKGDMLNAIFWRRVCSLREDDEGRSDEMVGGGDALSIRPSQSFNARSNCLPKSLQKLKISSCPKFEFPEQRQHKYDLVELEIEESCDSLSSLSLDVFPNLKTLDIYKCRNLESVSMSEAPHAALQRLSIRFCEKLVSFAGEGLAAPSLTHLEIYGCSDMCRLAEGGLPPNLKELYVGIGEQQMRDLSWIANLHALTHLTIRGFYCDNIRSYPEVGSLPHLPSLTTLEICKFKNLETLECNELLRLTSLRQLHISLCSKLENMVGEKLPPSLLLLRLQPCPLLEEHCKNKHQLIWPKISHIPTILVNYNLIS, from the coding sequence ATGGCTGTTGCAGTTGTTGGTGGAGCTTTGCTTAACGTTGTCTTTGAAAGGTTGCTCACAAAGGATACGGTCAACTTGGtcttgggcaagaagcttggctCTGACTTGCTTGAAAAGCTGAAGATTTCACTGCTTGCTGCTGAAGCTGTGGTTGATGATGCTGAGTACAAGCAACTGGGCGACGATCGTGTGAGGGAGTGGCTCAACTGTCTGAGAGATGCTGTTTATGATGCTGATGACTTTCTGGACGCTGTACTCACCAAAGCCGCCACTCACAAGGAGGTACGTTCTTTGTTGCCTAGTTGCTTCCGTAACCGACATAGGAAGATGGTAGATAACATGGTAGGCGTGGTTGCAAGAATAGAAAATCTTGTAAAACAAAAAGATATTCTTGGACTTCAACAGAGTACCAAGGATAATAActtgtcatcatcatcatcatcatcatcaaaatgGCGAGAAACCACATGTCAGATGGAAGGGAAAATATATGGCAGGGAGGATGATCAACAAGCTTTAACCAAAATAATAGAAGACAACAGTGAATCTCAGTTATCTGTGATTCCTATTGTTGGTATGGGTGGGGTTGGTAAAACAACCTTAGCCAAATGGGCGTACAGTGTCGCGAAAGGATTTGAACTCAAAGCATGGGTCTGCATCTCTGAAACATTTGATGTTGCTGATATTACAAAGAAAACCATTGAGGACATTACTAAAAATTCTTGTGCCCCCGGGACTTTAAATTCGCTACAAAATAAACTGCAGGAAGTCTTGTCAGGAAAGAAGTTCTTTATTGTTCTAGACGATGTCTGGAGCGATGATGCCGATAAGTGGAAGCAATTTATAACTCCTTTTCACTCTGGGGCTAAGGGTAGTTCAATTCTTCTTACAACTCGTATGAAAGAGGTTGCCTCAGTAGTTCAAACATGTCCCTCTCACTTTCTTAACGAGTTGTTAGAAGAGTACTGTTGGTCATTGTTTAAAGACAATGCATGTTTTCTGGAGTCAAACGGGAACCCAACACTAGTTGATGTGGGTAGACAAATTGTCAACAAGTGTAAGGGCTTGCCATTAGCTGTAGAAACACTTGGCCGCATGTTGCGAGGAAAGGACGATGCTGAAGAATGGAAAGCTGTTTTAAGGAGTGCCATCTGGGACTTTCCTatgaaaaatagtaaaattattCCAGCATTGTTAATAAGCTACTTTCAGCTACCTCCTTACTTGAAGCGTTGTTTTGTTTATTGTTCCTTGTTTCCCAAAGATCATGCGTTTGAGAAAAATGAACTAGTTTTGCTGTGGATGGCTGAAGATCTTTTAAGGCTACCAAAGAGAGGAGAGAGTTTAGAAGAGGTTGGTTCTCAGTGTTTTGAAGAATTAGCTTCAAGGTTATTTTTTAAACCAGCTGAGTATCTTCCTGACAGGTACGTGATGCATGATCACTTGCATGACTTGGCAATATTCCttgctggagacttctattgTAGAATAGAAGAGTTTGGTGaacaagaagagaagaaggTTCTCATTCGTCATTTGTCACATTTGGGAAGCTTTGATCATCCAATCTCAAAAGTCTTTAAGTCCGTTGTGAAATCAGAATCTTTGAGGACATCTTTGTATATCGATGAATTGTTAAGCCTGAAAAGCAGAGCATCAAAGTTGAAATACTTGAGAGTTTTATCCTTTTGTGAACTTGATGCATTACCAGGTTCAATAGGTAAATTAATTCATCTACGCTATTTGAATCTCTCTGATACCGCTGTTAAGGCATTACCAGAGTCATTATGCAACTTGTATAATCTACAAACATTAATATTGTATAAATGTTCTAACCTGACCATGTTGCCCAATGACATGCATAAACTTGTGAATTTACGGCATCTTGATCTTAGGGGAACTTCTTTGAAAGAAATGCCTAGAGGAATAAGTAAATTGAAACACTTGCACACCTTAAGTTCGTTTGTGGTGGGCAAGCACAAAGACAATGGAATCGAGGAATTAGGAGGGCTCTCAAATCTTGGAGGATCATTTAAGATTAAGAAGTTGGAGAATGTTGCTGATGTCAGACAAGCCAGGAGTGCAAGGATGTCGGAGAAGAACCACATTGACGAGTTATTGTTGGAATGGTCTTGGGATCGTGAGATGGTTTCAAACACAGAGACTGAGAGAGATATACTCGACGGCTTGCAACCGCACACTGGCTTGAAAGAGTTGAGAATGGAGGGATACAAGGGCGAAAGATTTCCAGATTGGGTGGGACACTGTTCTTACAACAATATGACAAGTGTAAGACTAGCATCTTGCAAGAATTGCTGCATGCTGCCTTCACTTGGACAACTGCCATCTCTAAAGTCCCTGCGCATTAAAGGTTTTGATCAGCTCAAGCGTATTGGTGATGAGTTTTACAAGAATGACAGCGATCATCATTCCTCGCCTATTGCACCGTTTCCTTCACTCGAGGAATTGGTGTTTCATTACATGCCATGCTGGGAGGAGTGGCACGTACCTCACCCAGAAGCTTTTCCTCAGCTTAAGATACTTCAAATAGAACGTTGTCCAAAGTTAAAGGGAGATATGCTTAATGCCATATTCTGGAGAAGAGTTTGTTCTTTGCGGGAAGATGACGAAGGAAGGTCTGATGAGATGGTAGGTGGTGGGGATGCTTTATCAATAAGGCCATCTCAATCATTTAATGCAAGGAGCAATTGTTTACCCAAATCTCTGCAAAAGCTGAAAATCTCGAGTTGCCCAAAATTTGAATTCCCCGAGCAACGGCAGCACAAGTATGATTTGGTAGAGCTAGAAATAGAAGAGAGCTGTGATTCACTGAGCTCCTTGTCGTTGGATGTCTTTCCCAATCTCAAGACTCTCGATATATATAAGTGTAGGAATCTGGAATCAGTGTCAATGTCAGAGGCACCACACGCTGCTCTTCAACGTCTCTCCATTAGATTCTGCGAGAAATTAGTGTCATTTGCAGGAGAAGGACTGGCTGCACCCAGCTTGACTCATCTCGAGATATATGGTTGCTCAGACATGTGCAGGTTGGCAGAGGGTGGTTTGCCGCCTAACTTGAAAGAACTTTATGTGGGAATTGGCGAGCAACAAATGAGGGATTTATCATGGATCGCCAACTTGCACGCCCTCACTCATCTTACCATTAGAGGTTTTTACTGCGACAACATAAGGTCATACCCAGAGGTGGGTTCGCTGCCTCACCTTCCCTCCCTTACCACTCTCGAGATATGCAAGTTCAAGAATCTGGAGACATTGGAGTGCAACGAGCTTCTCCGCCTCACCTCCCTTCGACAACTACACATTTCATTATGTTCAAAGCTGGAGAATATGGTAGGAGAAAAGCTGCCTCCCTCTCTCTTGCTACTTCGACTTCAACCGTGTCCTTTGCTGGAAGAACACTGCAAGAACAAGCATCAACTAATCTGGCCCAAAATTTCCCACATCCCAACCATTCTAGTCAATTACAACTTAATTTCCTGA
- the LOC130961154 gene encoding uncharacterized protein LOC130961154 — protein MWKIIIKGPQVPTKDDAGGVVSPEAEAEWNEDDKRKGKLNANGVNMLNCAISFKEDRKVSRCKTAKKIWDNLQATHEGTTQIKETRIDMLRKEYEMFSMKEGESSDDMFERFFIISSNRLEAMAITHSE, from the coding sequence ATGTGGAAGATAATCATAAAAGGTCCTCAAGTCCCTACAAAGGATGACGCTGGTGGTGTTGTCTCTCCCGAAGCCGAAGCAGAATGGAATGAAGATGACAAAAGGAAAGGAAAACTAAATGCCAATGGTGTCAACATGCTGAATTGTGCAATCAGCTTCAAGGAAGACCGAAAGGTTTCAAGATGCAAAACAGCAAAAAAAATCTGGGATAATCTTCAAGCCACACATGAGGGTACCACACAAATAAAAGAAACCAGAATTGACATGCTGAGAAAAGAGTATGAGATGTTCTctatgaaggaaggagaatcaaGTGATGACATGTTCGAAAGATTCTTTATCATCAGTAGTAATAGGTTGGAAGCTATGGCGATTACTCATTCCGAATAG
- the LOC130961822 gene encoding putative disease resistance protein At3g14460, whose product MAVAVVGGALLSGFINIVINKSLREDVVNRLLGKKLGPRLVERLKISLLAAEAVVDNAEYKQLGDYRVRDWLNGLRDAVYDADDFLDAVLTKAATQKKVRSLLPSVFLNRHRKMVDNMEEVVARIEFLVKQKDDLGLQKSTKDNNLSSSSSSSSSSSKWRETTCLMMEGKIYGREDYQQDLIKIINDKSESQLSVIPIVGLGGVGKTTLAKWAYRDVKGFDDDKKVWVCISETFDVAEITKKTIEAITKKSCTLGSLNLLQNKLQEILSGKKFFIVLDDVWSKDAHKWKDFITPFQCAAKGSSILLTTRNQEVASVVQTCPSFILYELSDKSCWLLFAANACFPQSNGNPILEEIGRKIIKKCKGLPLAVETLGRLLRGKNDAKEWNAVLRSDIWEFSTEDSKIIPALLISYYQLPPYLKRCFVYCSLFPKDYYFDKDKLVLLWMAEDLLRLPKRGESLEEVGSQCFEELASRLFFKPADEDFPEAYVMHDLLHDLAIFLAGDFYCRIEELGEQQKKKVLTRHLSHLPHGSLDHPISKVFKFVVKSETLRTSLYINDLLSMESRASKLKYLRVLSFRELDALPGSIGKLIHLRYLNLSGTNVKTLPESLCNLYNLQTLILYKCSNLTMLPNDMHKLVNLRHLDLKGTSLKEMPRGISKLKHLHTLSSFVVGKHKDNGIEELGGLSNLEGSFEIKKLENVADVRQARSARMLEKNYIDKLSLEWSSDHEMVSNTKTERDILDNLKPHTGLKELRMEGYKGERFPDWVGHCSYNNMTSITLSSCKNCCMLPSLGQLPSLKSLRIEGFNQLKRIGDEFYKSDSDHHSSPTAPFPSLERLEFDKMPCWEEWHVPDPEAFPQLKILQIERCRMLKGDMLNAILWRRDCCLREDDEGRSDDEMVGGGDALSIRPSQSFNATTINHLCCLQELRIVGCPSIVSFPDNCLPKSLQKLKIWLCPKFEFPEQQQRNYDLVDLQIQYSCDSLSSLSLDVFPNLKNLEISCCRNLESVSISEAPHAALQRLTITYCDKLVSFAGEGLAAPNLTHLQVKYCSKLEALPRDMKSLLPSLHSLKISGCKNICRLPEGGLPPNLKELYVGGCEEQLWDLSWIANFHALTYLRIEGYYDCDNIKSYLGSLPHLPSLTTLEIWGFDNLETLECNELLRLTSLQQLHIEWCPKMENMEGEKLPPSLLLLEVYSCDLLGKHCKNKHQLIWPKISHIPTIEVDFEQIF is encoded by the coding sequence ATGGCCGTTGCAGTTGTTGGTGGAGCTTTGCTCTCTGGATTCATTAACATTGTCATTAACAAGTCCCTTAGAGAGGATGTGGTCAACCGGCTCTTGGGCAAGAAACTTGGCCCTCGCTTGGTTGAGAGGCTGAAAATTTCTCTGCTTGCCGCTGAAGCTGTGGTTGATAATGCTGAGTACAAGCAACTGGGCGACTATCGTGTGAGGGATTGGCTCAACGGTCTGAGAGATGCTGTTTATGATGCTGATGACTTTCTGGACGCTGTACTCACCAAAGCCGCCACTCAAAAGAAGGTACGTTCTTTGTTGCCTAGTGTCTTCCTCAACCGACATAGGAAGATGGTAGATAACATGGAAGAGGTGGTTGCAAGAATAGAATTTCTTGTAAAGCAGAAAGATGACCTTGGCCTTCAAAAGAGTACCAAGGATAATAActtgtcatcatcatcatcatcatcatcatcatcatcaaaatgGCGAGAAACCACATGTCTGATGATGGAAGGGAAGATATATGGCAGGGAGGATTATcaacaagatttaatcaaaataataaatgacAAGAGTGAATCTCAGTTATCTGTGATTCCTATTGTTGGTTTGGGTGGGGTTGGTAAAACAACCTTAGCCAAATGGGCGTACAGGGACGTGAAAGGAtttgatgatgataaaaaaGTATGGGTCTGCATCTCTGAAACATTTGATGTTGCTGAGATTACAAAGAAAACCATTGAGGCGATTACTAAAAAGTCTTGTACCCTTGGGAGTTTAAATTTGCTTCAAAATAAACTACAGGAAATCTTGTCGGGAAAGAAGTTCTTTATTGTTCTAGACGATGTTTGGAGCAAAGATGCCCATAAGTGGAAGGACTTTATAACTCCTTTTCAATGTGCGGCTAAGGGTAGTTCAATTCTTCTAACAACTCGCAATCAAGAGGTTGCTTCAGTAGTTCAAACATGTCCCTCTTTCATTCTTTATGAGTTGTCCGACAAGTCTTGTTGGTTATTGTTTGCAGCCAATGCATGTTTTCCGCAGTCAAACGGTAATCCAATATTAGAGGAAATCGGTAGAAAGATCATCAAGAAGTGTAAAGGGTTGCCATTAGCTGTTGAAACACTTGGGCGCTTGCTGCGaggaaagaatgatgctaaAGAATGGAATGCTGTTTTAAGGAGTGATATCTGGGAATTTTCTACGGAAGATAGTAAAATTATTCCAGCATTGTTAATAAGCTACTACCAGCTACCTCCTTACTTGAAGCGTTGTTTCGTTTATTGTTCCTTGTTTCCCAAAGATTACTATTTTGATAAAGACAAACTAGTTTTGCTGTGGATGGCTGAAGATCTTTTAAGGCTACCAAAGAGAGGAGAGAGTTTAGAAGAGGTTGGTTCTCAGTGTTTTGAAGAATTAGCTTCAAGGTTATTTTTTAAACCAGCTGATGAGGATTTTCCCGAGGCGTACGTGATGCATGATCTCTTGCATGACTTGGCAATATTCCttgctggagacttctattgTAGAATAGAAGAGCTTGGTGAACAACAAAAGAAGAAGGTTCTCACTCGTCATTTGTCACATTTGCCACATGGAAGCTTAGATCATCCAATCTCAAAAGTCTTCAAGTTCGTTGTCAAATCAGAAACTTTGAGGACATCGTTGTATATCAATGATTTGTTAAGCATGGAAAGCAGAGCATCAAAGTTGAAATACTTGAGAGTCTTATCCTTTCGTGAACTTGATGCATTACCAGGTTCAATAGGTAAATTGATTCATCTACGCTATTTGAATCTCTCTGGGACCAATGTTAAGACATTACCAGAGTCACTATGCAACTTGTATAATCTACAAACATTAATATTGTATAAATGTTCTAACCTGACCATGTTGCCCAATGACATGCATAAACTTGTGAATTTACGGCATCTTGATCTTAAGGGAACTTCTTTGAAAGAAATGCCTAGAGGAATAAGTAAACTGAAACACTTGCACACCTTAAGTTCGTTTGTGGTGGGCAAGCACAAAGACAATGGAATCGAGGAATTAGGAGGGCTCTCAAATCTTGAAGGATCATTTGAGATTAAGAAGTTGGAGAATGTTGCTGATGTCAGACAAGCCAGGAGTGCAAGGATGTTGGAGAAAAACTACATTGACAAGTTATCGTTGGAATGGTCTTCAGATCATGAAATGGTTTCGAACACAAAGACTGAGAGAGATATACTCGATAACTTGAAACCGCACACTGGCTTGAAAGAGTTGAGAATGGAGGGATACAAGGGCGAAAGATTTCCAGATTGGGTGGGACACTGTTCTTACAACAATATGACAAGTATAACACTATCATCTTGCAAGAATTGCTGCATGCTGCCTTCACTTGGACAACTGCCATCTCTAAAGTCCCTGCGCATTGAAGGTTTTAATCAGCTGAAGCGTATTGGTGATGAGTTTTACAAGAGTGACAGCGATCATCATTCTTCGCCTACTGCTCCGTTTCCCTCACTGGAGAGGTTGGAATTTGATAAGATGCCATGCTGGGAGGAGTGGCACGTACCTGACCCAGAAGCGTTTCCTCAGCTTAAGATACTTCAAATAGAACGTTGTCGAATGTTAAAGGGAGATATGCTTAATGCCATATTGTGGAGAAGGGATTGTTGTTTGCGGGAAGATGATGAAGGAAGGTCTGATGACGAGATGGTAGGTGGTGGGGATGCTTTATCAATAAGGCCATCTCAATCATTTAATGCAACCACCATCAACCATCTATGTTGCCTCCAAGAACTACGTATTGTTGGGTGTCCGTCTATTGTATCCTTTCCGGACAATTGTTTACCCAAATCTCTGCAAAAGCTGAAAATCTGGCTTTGCCCAAAATTTGAATTCCCCGAGCAACAGCAGCGCAACTATGATTTGGTAGACCTACAAATACAATACAGCTGTGATTCACTGAGCTCCTTGTCGTTGGATGTGTTTCCCAATCTCAAGAATTTGGAGATATCATGTTGTAGGAATCTGGAATCAGTGTCAATTTCAGAGGCACCACACGCTGCGCTTCAACGTCTCACCATTACTTACTGCGACAAATTAGTGTCATTTGCAGGAGAAGGACTGGCTGCACCCAACTTGACTCATCTTCAAGTCAAATACTGCTCAAAGTTGGAGGCATTACCACGTGACATGAAGAGTCTACTCCCAAGTTTACACTCTCTAAAGATATCTGGTTGCAAAAACATTTGCAGGTTGCCAGAGGGTGGTTTGCCGCCTAACTTGAAAGAGCTTTATGTGGGAGGTTGCGAGGAACAACTGTGGGATCTATCATGGATCGCCAACTTCCACGCCCTCACTTATCTCAGAATTGAAGGTTATTATGACTGCGACAACATAAAGTCATACCTGGGTTCGCTGCCTCACCTTCCCTCCCTTACCACTCTTGAGATATGGGGGTTTGATAATCTGGAGACATTGGAGTGCAACGAGCTTCTCCGCCTCACCTCCCTTCAACAACTACACATTGAATGGTGTCCAAAGATGGAGAATATGGAAGGAGAAAAGCTGCCTCCCTCTCTCTTGCTACTTGAAGTTTATTCTTGTGATTTGCTGGGAAAACACTGCAAGAATAAGCATCAACTAATCTGGCCCAAAATTTCCCACATTCCCACCATTGAAGTCGATTTTGAACAAATTTTCTGA
- the LOC130963680 gene encoding putative disease resistance protein RGA3, translating to MAAALVGGAFLSGFINVLFDRFLTTDAVNLVLGKKLGDLVERLKISLHAAEALVDDAEYKQLANESVREGLNCLKDAVYDADDLLDDVLTKAATRKEVDSFWPISFLNRDREMVDKMEGVVRRIEFLQKQKEFLGLERSNKDNNLSSSWRASTSLVEGNINGREDDQQALIKIINDNSETQLSVISISIVGMGGVGKTTLAQWIHDAMEGFDLKAWVCISDTFDIVEITRTTIEEITKSTCTLESLNLLQLKLKEILFEKKFFTVLDDVWSDDADNWKKFRTSFHCGAKGSTILLTTRINKVVRRFKHVRLTFLMSCQKIIVGYCLQTMHAFRYQIGRKIVKKCKGLPLAIES from the coding sequence ATGGCTGCTGCACTTGTTGGTGGAGCTTTTCTTTCTGGCTTCATTAACGTTCTCTTTGACAGGTTCCTTACAACGGATGCTGTCAACTTGGtcttgggcaagaagcttggcgACTTAGTTGAGAGGCTCAAGATTTCTCTGCATGCTGCTGAAGCTCTGGTTGATGATGCTGAGTACAAGCAACTGGCCAACGAATCTGTCAGGGAGGGGCTCAACTGTCTCAAGGATGCTGTTTATGACGCTGATGACTTGCTGGACGATGTCCTCACCAAAGCTGCTACCCGAAAGGAGGTAGATTCTTTCTGGCCCATTAGCTTTCTCAACCGAGATAGGGAGATGGTAGATAAGATGGAAGGGGTGGTTAGAAGGATAGAAtttcttcaaaaacaaaaagagttcCTTGGTCTTGAAAGGAGTAACAAGGATAATAACTTGTCATCATCATGGAGAGCATCCACATCTCTGGTGGAAGGGAATATAAATGGCAGGGAGGATGATCAACAAGCTTTgatcaaaataataaatgacAACAGTGAAACTCAATTATCTGTGATCTCTATCTCTATTGTTGGCATGGGTGGGGTTGGTAAAACAACCTTAGCTCAATGGATCCATGATGCCATGGAGGGATTTGATTTGAAAGCATGGGTCTGCATCTCTGACACATTTGATATTGTTGAGATTACAAGGACAACCATTGAGGAAATTACTAAAAGTACTTGTACCCTAGAGAGTCTAAATTTGCTTCAACTTAAATTGAAGGAGATCTTGTTCGAAAAGAAGTTCTTTACTGTTCTAGATGATGTCTGGAGCGATGATGCCGATAATTGGAAGAAGTTTAGAACTTCTTTTCACTGTGGAGCTAAAGGTAGTACAATTCTTCTAACAACTCGCATTAACAAAGTTGTCAGAAGGTTCAAACATGTCCGTCTTACTTTCTTAATGAGTTGTCAGAAGATTATTGTTGGTTACTGTTTGCAGACAATGCATGCTTTCCGGTATCAAATCGGTAGAAAGATTGTCAAGAAGTGTAAGGGGTTGCCATTAGCTATAGAAAGTTAG
- the LOC130961159 gene encoding LOW QUALITY PROTEIN: pentatricopeptide repeat-containing protein At2g46050, mitochondrial-like (The sequence of the model RefSeq protein was modified relative to this genomic sequence to represent the inferred CDS: deleted 1 base in 1 codon) codes for MDCCFINVVNKQNQLLSIYFKRKETKDALKLFDELPGRNVVSWNIVIRGVVGCGNENVLNTYLGFSYFKRMLFEKVAPDDITLNALIGVCAKLHDIAIGVQLHCFAMKRGFDLDCFVGSSLADFYAKFGLVENSRMVFCAVTRRDLVMLNVMISRYALNCLPEEAFSIFNSMRSDGANGDEFTFSSLLSICDILEYYDFGKQAHSLILKLSFESDILVASALINMYAKNEDVIDAKRVFDKMAIRNVVAWNTMIVGCGNSGEVIDVMKILRDMLLEGIFPDELTISSVLSSCGYASAITETQQAHALAVNLSFQEFVSVSNSLITAYSKCGNITNAFKCFRLMLEPDLVTYTSLINAYAFHGLVKEATEMFEKMLSCGIKPDRISFLGILSACVHCGFVNAGLHYFKLMTDVYHIIPDSDHYTCLIDLLGRHGFISEAFEFLKSIPIQAESNMLGAFIGSCKLHENIELAKSAAGKLFAIEPEKIVNYAVMANIYASHNHWLDAERVRKTMRDKNVAKFPGCSLIQVGNQVHSFVSSDKVHPKLLQIYATLKMLLRSMKEENGVKS; via the exons ATGGATTGCTGTTTTATCAA CGTTGTTAATAAGCAAAATCAGCTCTTGAGTATTTACTTTAAACGCAAGGAAACCAAAGATGCACTGAAACTGTTTGATGAATTGCCTGGGAGAAATGTGGTCTCGTGGAATATCGTGATCCGTGGCGTTGTTGGATGTGGAAATGAAAATGTCTTGAATACTTATCTGGGGTTTTCTTATTTCAAGCGGATGTTGTTCGAAAAGGTGGCTCCGGATGATATAACATTGAATGCTTTGATTGGTGTATGTGCAAAGCTTCATGATATCGCAATTGGAGTACAACTGCACTGTTTTGCAATGAAAAGAGGA TTTGATTTGGATTGTTTTGTAGGTAGTTCTTTGGCtgatttttatgcaaaatttggTTTGGTTGAGAATTCAAGGATGGTTTTTTGTGCTGTTACACGTAGAGATTTGGTTATGTTGAATGTCATGATTTCTCGTTATGCCCTGAATTGTTTACCAGAAGAGGCCTTTAGCATTTTCAACTCAATGAGATCGGATGGTGCTAATGGTGACGAATTCACTTTTAGCAGCCTGCTAAGTATATGTGATATTTTAGAATATTATGATTTTGGAAAGCAAGCTCATAGTCTTATTCTGAAACTGTCATTTGAATCTGATATTCTAGTGGCGAGTGCATTAATCAATATGTACGCAAAAAATGAAGATGTCATTGATGCAAAGAGAGTATTTGACAAGATGGCGATTCGAAATGTTGTGGCATGGAATACCATGATTGTTGGGTGTGGAAATAGTGGCGAAGTGATTGATGTTATGAAGATTCTCAGAGATATGTTACTCGAAGGAATTTTCCCCGATGAACTCACTATTTCCAGCGTTCTTAGCTCGTGTGGCTATGCTTCTGCCATAACTGAAACTCAGCAAGCTCATGCCTTAGCAGTTAATCTGTCATTTCAAGAATTTGTATCTGTTTCCAATTCTTTGATTACTGCATACTCCAAGTGTGGTAACATAACTAATGCATTCAAATGCTTCAGATTGATGTTAGAACCTGATCTTGTTACATACACTTCACTGATAAATGCATATGCATTCCATGGTCTTGTCAAAGAAGCAACTGAGATGTTTGAGAAGATGTTATCTTGCGGGATAAAACCTGACCGGATTTCTTTTCTTGGCATTCTCTCTGCTTGTGTGCATTGTGGATTCGTGAATGCAGGACTGCACTACTTCAAATTAATGACAGATGTGTATCATATTATTCCTGATTCAGATCACTATACTTGCCTTATTGATCTCCTTGGAAGACATGGTTTCATAAGCGAAGCCTTTGAATTCTTGAAATCAATTCCAATTCAAGCTGAATCGAACATGTTAGGAGCATTCATTGGGTCTTGTAAACTGCATGAAAATATAGAACTGGCTAAATCGGCAGCAGGAAAGCTTTTTGCCATAGAGCCAGAGAAGATTGTGAACTATGCTGTCATGGCTAACATTTATGCTTCTCATAATCACTGGCTTGATGCTGAAAGAGTTCGAAAAACCATGAGGGACAAGAATGTTGCTAAATTCCCAGGCTGTAGCTTGATACAGGTTGGTAATCAAGTTCATTCATTTGTGTCTAGTGATAAGGTACACCCTAAACTTTTGCAAATTTATGCTACACTAAAAATGTTACTTAGGTCAATGAAAGAAGAAAATGGTGTGAAATCGTAA